CTCGCGTTTGAAACGCCGACATGTGCATTTTCGCTCTACCAAATTAACAACATTCAAAGACTCGCTAGAAGATCCATATTTAACTTCAGTGTGATGATCATCAATCCTTTGGACCGTCAAATCTCTGGCGGCAGTTACACGAccctattaacaaaaaaagaataaatatgaaatgaCTGACTTATTACATATTACGGCTGATTTAAGAACTACAAAGGCTTGTTTAAGAATCTTATGAATTTTAAAGACAGACTTATTTTTACTGTTACGACTAACTTACATGTAGTAGTTTCTCGACACCACGCGTAAGCGTCGTTGGCTGCGATCTGGCATCCTCTCTCCGTTCAGAAAACCATCTGGTCATCATAACCCGTATCGATTCTAATATTCGAACAATGTTTAGACCTCTAGCATTCGACAATGCTCTGTTCATTGATTCTGCTATGTTtgtagtcatcaaattgtaccTCTCGCCCGGGAAATGAACACCCGTCCACAGTTGGACATCAGCTCTTTGGAGGTAGCCGTGGAGTGCAGGATTAATCGCTTCAATCTCCTCGAAAATTGCAGTAAAGTCAGACATCCTAAAACATCTCGCcgctttcttcaccagacgGAATGCATCTTTTCCTTTGTACCGTCCCAATATGTTCTTATATAAATGGTAGGTGCATATTCTCCGAGCAGCTAACGGATACACATTTCTAATTGCTTTCCCTATCGAGTTATGCCTATCCGAGATTATCGCAAGATCCTCGTCGTCAGGAATCAGAATTTTTAGTTGCGTAAAAAACCAATGCCACAAATCATCATTTTCTGTGTCAACCACTGCGAAGGCTATTGGAAAAATCTGAAAGTTACCGTCCTGAGCTAGTGATGTGAGTAGCGTCCCTTTGTATTTACCATTGAGAAACGTGCCGTCGACTACAACAACTTTACGCA
The genomic region above belongs to Brassica oleracea var. oleracea cultivar TO1000 unplaced genomic scaffold, BOL UnpScaffold02374, whole genome shotgun sequence and contains:
- the LOC106321669 gene encoding uncharacterized protein LOC106321669; translated protein: MRKVVVVDGTFLNGKYKGTLLTSLAQDGNFQIFPIAFAVVDTENDDLWHWFFTQLKILIPDDEDLAIISDRHNSIGKAIRNVYPLAARRICTYHLYKNILGRYKGKDAFRLVKKAARCFRMSDFTAIFEEIEAINPALHGYLQRADVQLWTGVHFPGERYNLMTTNIAESMNRALSNARGLNIVRILESIRVMMTRWFSERREDARSQPTTLTRGVEKLLHGRVTAARDLTVQRIDDHHTEVKYGSSSESLNVVNLVERKCTCRRFKREKLPCVHVIATSEYNNICRISLCNPYYNSAYLVSAYAEPVMPADSAQPVPEIVANQLCLSPSIRQQPGRPKKNRMKSALEVALQKKRPRKEHTCSRYRQSGHNAKTCTM